One stretch of Punica granatum isolate Tunisia-2019 chromosome 5, ASM765513v2, whole genome shotgun sequence DNA includes these proteins:
- the LOC116206906 gene encoding protein SRC2-like: MEYRTLDINVISAKDIKDVNLFSKMDVYVVVSISGDPYNNSQKAKTKVDRDGGKNPAWNCPMKFTIIESAAQEGGLALVFNLRCDRSLGDKDIGEVVVPIKELLSSAKEDEKSMRTVTYQVRKPSGKPKGELHFSYNFGDVVKGQEQPPPPAITAYPAEAGPSAPYKYEVTPPAGYPPVPPTGYPAPPPAGYPPPPAAAGYPPPPPGYGYPPPNGGYPPPPPGYGYPPPPPGYGYQEPKKKNKFGMGLGAGLVGGMVGGLLLGEMASDAADFDVDCGGF; this comes from the exons ATGGAGTACCGGACGTTGGACATCAACGTGATCTCCGCCAAGGACATCAAGGATGTGAACCTCTTCTCGAAGATGGACGTGTACGTGGTCGTCTCGATATCGGGCGACCCATACAACAACAGCCAGAAGGCCAAGACCAAGGTGGACCGAGACGGCGGCAAGAATCCAGCCTGGAACTGCCCGATGAAGTTCACGATCATTGAGTCAGCAGCCCAGGAGGGCGGGCTCGCTCTCGTGTTTAATCTCCGGTGCGACCGCAGCCTCGGGGACAAGGATATCGGCGAGGTGGTCGTGCCGATCAAGGAGCTCCTGAGCTCTGCCAAAGAGGATGAAAAGTCGATGCGAACCGTGACATATCAG GTGCGCAAACCATCGGGGAAGCCCAAAGGCGAATTACATTTCTCTTACAATTTCGGCGACGTAGTCAAAGGGCAAGAACAACCACCACCACCAGCCATCACAGCCTACCCGGCCGAGGCCGGACCCAGCGCCCCCTACAAATATGAAGTCACTCCGCCAGCAGGATACCCTCCAGTCCCGCCGACAGGGTACCCGGCTCCGCCTCCGGCAGGCTACCCGCCGCCACCAGCTGCGGCAGGATACCCTCCACCACCGCCTGGGTATGGCTATCCTCCGCCAAACGGGGGCTATCCACCTCCACCACCAGGCTACGGATATCCACCTCCACCGCCTGGGTACGGGTATCAGGAgccaaaaaagaagaacaagTTTGGGATGGGCCTGGGAGCAGGGCTGGTCGGAGGAATGGTTGGTGGACTGCTGCTCGGCGAAATGGCGTCGGATGCTGCCGACTTCGATGTCGACTGTGGTGGTTTTTGA